In Coleofasciculaceae cyanobacterium, a single genomic region encodes these proteins:
- a CDS encoding trypsin-like peptidase domain-containing protein, with translation MKNKLNLLLKSAINNLIAAFSLLAIVIGMMVFALPTARADQLESIQEVTPEIRKEQNLIPSPIEVNNFVTSVVKEVEPAVVQINVSRALEGVFLRPFFGGSPGNSPVPMLRGVGSGFVIDADGLIVTNAHVVERADRVTVTFQDGRIIDGRVLGKDPVTDIAVIKVDAPDLPTVAIGDSDRVEQGQWAIAIGNPLGLQETVTVGVISATHRLSSDIGIPDKRIDFMQTDAAINPGNSGGPLLNARGEAIAVNSAVLGGAQGLGFAIPINTARRVARQLIAKGSVEHPYIGIEMVALTPEIKQRFNQIPNRKQDITSERGLLITTISRNSPAEAAKLQVGDVIQSVNSQPVTKAETLQRLLDENGIDHQLQLEVDRQDSTIEITVKPQSLPTPT, from the coding sequence ATGAAGAATAAGCTAAATCTATTACTAAAAAGCGCAATTAATAATTTAATCGCTGCTTTTTCGCTCTTAGCAATTGTAATCGGCATGATGGTTTTTGCTTTGCCAACTGCTAGAGCAGACCAACTAGAATCAATTCAAGAAGTAACTCCAGAAATAAGAAAAGAGCAAAATTTAATCCCTTCGCCCATAGAAGTAAATAATTTTGTGACTTCTGTAGTCAAAGAAGTTGAACCAGCTGTGGTACAAATTAACGTTTCTCGAGCTTTGGAGGGTGTGTTTTTGCGTCCCTTTTTTGGGGGTTCGCCTGGTAATTCTCCAGTGCCAATGTTGCGCGGTGTCGGTTCTGGTTTTGTGATCGATGCAGATGGTTTGATTGTAACTAATGCTCATGTGGTTGAACGTGCCGATCGCGTAACCGTTACCTTTCAAGATGGTCGGATCATCGATGGTAGAGTATTAGGTAAAGATCCTGTTACCGATATTGCGGTTATTAAGGTGGATGCACCAGATTTGCCTACTGTAGCTATTGGCGACTCCGATCGCGTCGAACAGGGACAATGGGCGATCGCCATTGGTAATCCTTTGGGTCTACAAGAAACCGTAACCGTCGGGGTAATTAGTGCCACCCATCGTTTGAGTAGCGATATTGGCATTCCTGATAAAAGAATTGACTTTATGCAAACCGATGCTGCGATTAATCCTGGCAACTCTGGAGGTCCTTTGTTAAATGCTAGAGGAGAAGCGATCGCCGTCAATAGTGCGGTTCTCGGTGGCGCTCAAGGACTAGGTTTTGCGATTCCTATTAATACTGCTCGCCGAGTCGCCCGACAGTTAATTGCTAAAGGTTCAGTAGAACATCCCTATATCGGTATTGAGATGGTTGCGCTGACTCCAGAAATTAAACAAAGGTTCAACCAAATTCCCAATCGCAAGCAAGATATTACCAGCGAGCGCGGTCTACTGATTACCACGATTTCTCGCAATTCTCCTGCTGAAGCTGCAAAATTACAGGTAGGAGATGTAATTCAATCGGTTAACAGCCAGCCCGTAACCAAAGCGGAAACGCTACAAAGATTGCTGGATGAGAATGGAATCGATCATCAGCTTCAGTTAGAAGTCGATCGTCAAGACTCAACAATTGAAATAACCGTTAAACCCCAATCTTTACCTACTCCAACTTAA